One region of Quercus lobata isolate SW786 chromosome 2, ValleyOak3.0 Primary Assembly, whole genome shotgun sequence genomic DNA includes:
- the LOC115977073 gene encoding uncharacterized protein LOC115977073 codes for MLLRSSSTPILNSWLPHAVKDSSLVPELEIVPQIPKRRSSLSLTVGSSPPVISDPTTKAMTRALSETDLRELPVPRKKPFSRTLSGISVEEEVEEAIKMVGSGSKTVSSLGDRCEVGTNSGSGMLNLLVAGGFGCGGGKICGGGGGGRSDGDEDGSFDFWDSNHGSDGTDLYYQKMIEANPGNSLLLSNYARFLKEVRGDVEKAEEYCGRAILANPNDGEVLSMYANLIWQGHKDAPRAENYFDQAVKAAPDDCYVLASYARFLWDAEEEEEEEMDHEVEDGTSKTLPVTASFFHGAPIAASS; via the exons ATGCTTCTACGAAGCTCATCAACTCCGATCCTAAATTCATGGCTTCCACACGCAGTAAAAGACTCATCCCTAGTCCCAGAGCTCGAAATAGTCCCCCAAATCCCCAAACGACGAAGCTCACTTTCCTTAACAGTCGGTTCTTCACCTCCGGTGATCAGCGATCCAACCACTAAGGCGATGACACGTGCGCTCTCCGAAACCGACCTCCGCGAGCTCCCGGTTCCGAGGAAGAAGCCGTTTTCGAGAACTCTGAGCGGAATCTCGGtggaggaggaggtggaggaaGCGATAAAGATGGTGGGGTCTGGTAGTAAAACGGTGTCGTCATTGGGGGATAGGTGCGAGGTTGGGACGAACAGTGGGAGTGGGATGCTGAACTTGTTGGTGGCGGGTGGGTTCGGGTGTGGCGGCGGTAAGATCTGTGGCGGCGGTGGAGGTGGACGATCGGACGGTGATGAAGATGGGAGCTTCGATTTCTGGGATTCGAATCATGGGAGTGATGGGACTGATTTGTATTATCAGAAAATGATCGAGGCTAATCCTGGAAACTCGCTTTTGCTCAGCAACTATGCTAGGTTCTTGAAAGAG GTTCGCGGAGATGTTGAAAAGGCGGAAGAGTACTGCGGGAGGGCGATTTTGGCGAACCCGAATGATGGGGAAGTGTTATCCATGTATGCAAATTTGATATGGCAGGGCCATAAGGATGCTCCTAGAGCTGAGAATTACTTTGATCAAGCTGTTAAAGCTGCCCCTGATGACTG TTATGTTCTAGCATCCTATGCTCGGTTTCTTTGGgatgctgaagaagaagaagaagaagaaatggaccatgaagTGGAAGATGGCACTAGCAAAACATTACCAGTAACAGCCAGTTTCTTCCATGGAGCTCCTATAGCTGCTTCTTCTTGA